In Pyrus communis chromosome 8, drPyrComm1.1, whole genome shotgun sequence, one genomic interval encodes:
- the LOC137743877 gene encoding basic leucine zipper 34-like, whose product MAQLPPKIPSMTQNWPSFPHQRLPAMANFIPTTTTTSAATIQPSSNQPNQQQQSSSCNWMDEFLDFCSARRGAHRRSASDSITFLESPLILDEECRNPTATMMHHHGSTNNLGFDRLDDEQLMSMFSDDMSVTVPPTISSSNPSTPSDQNSNNDENNINNGNNNNMKPLMLHLDQQQQPKTEPGEVESSSCEAGANAQSHPPPPTSPADPKRVKRILANRQSAQRSRVRKLQYISELERSVTTLQSEVSALSPRVAFLDHQRLILNVDNSALKQRIAALAQDKLFKDAHQEALKKEIERLRQVYHHQTLKKMDNQGNRNQNAQQHQQHQQQQQQQQSNPDIMVCTDHNEQQIPN is encoded by the exons ATGGCACAATTACCTCCTAAAATACCAAGCATGACACAAAATTGGCCATCCTTCCCTCACCAAAGGCTACCCGCCATGGCCAATTTCATCCCCACCACGACGACCACTTCTGCCGCCACAATTCAACCCTCGTCCAACCAACCgaaccaacaacaacaatcctCGTCGTGCAATTGGATGGACGAGTTCCTCGACTTCTGCTCCGCCAGGCGCGGGGCCCATCGGAGGTCTGCAAGCGACTCCATTACCTTTCTCGAGTCCCCGTTGATACTTGACGAGGAATGCAGGAATCCTACCGCCACCATGATGCATCATCACGGATCGACCAACAACCTCGGCTTCGATAGACTAGACGACGAGCAGCTCATGTCCATGTTCTCCGACGACATGTCCGTGACCGTGCCACCTACCATCTCGTCGTCCAACCCGTCCACGCCGTCCGACCAGAACAGCAATAACGACGAGAACAATATTAATAATGGcaataataataacatgaaGCCATTGATGCTTCATTTGgaccagcagcagcagcctaAAACGGAGCCCGGAGAGGTTGAAAGCTCGTCGTGCGAGGCTGGCGCTAATGCTCAATCTCATCCGCCACCGCCCACCTCCCCGGCTGACCCCAAGAGGGTCAAAAG GATTTTGGCAAACCGGCAATCAGCACAGAGGTCGAGAGTGAGAAAATTGCAATATATTTCGGAGCTTGAGCGCAGCGTTACAACATTACAG TCGGAGGTATCGGCGCTGTCACCAAGGGTTGCATTTCTAGACCACCAAAGGTTGATTCTAAACGTTGATAATAGTGCTCTCAAGCAACGGATTGCTGCTTTGGCTCAAGACAAGCTTTTCAAAGATG CTCATCAAGAGGCACTAAAGAAGGAAATAGAGAGGTTAAGGCAGGTCTATCACCACCAAACCCTAAAGAAGATGGACAACCAAGGAAACCGAAACCAAAACGCTCAACAGCATCAACAGcatcaacagcagcagcagcagcagcaatcaAACCCAGACATCATGGTCTGTACGGATCACAATGAGCAgcaaattcccaattga
- the LOC137741711 gene encoding ras-related protein RABA1f-like codes for MAYRADDDYDYLFKVVLIGDSGVGKSNLLSRFTRNEFSLESKSTIGVEFATRSIHVDEKIVKAQIWDTAGQERYRAITSAYYRGAVGALLVYDVTRHVTFENVERWLKELRDHTDSNIVIMLVGNKADLRHLRAVSVEDAKAFAERENTFFMETSALESMNVENAFTEVLTQIYHVVSRKALEVGDDPAALPKGQTINVGNKDDVSAVKKDGCCSA; via the exons ATGGCGTACAGGGCCGATGACGACTATGACTATCTGTTCAAGGTGGTGCTGATTGGCGACTCCGGCGTCGGaaaatccaaccttttgtcGAGATTCACGCGCAACGAGTTCAGCCTCGAGTCGAAGTCGACGATCGGCGTCGAGTTCGCCACTCGGAGTATCCACGTTGATGAGAAGATCGTCAAGGCCCAGATTTGGGACACCGCTGGCCAAGAAAG gTACCGTGCAATCACAAGTGCATACTACCGAGGAGCTGTTGGCGCTTTGCTTGTCTATGACGTCACCAGGCATGTGACATTTGAGAATGTTGAGAGATGGTTAAAGGAGCTACGGGATCACACAGACTCCAACATTGTGATAATGCTCGTGGGTAACAAAGCTGACCTGCGTCACCTGCGTGCTGTTTCTGTTGAGGATGCCAAGGCTTTTGCTGAGAGAGAAAACACCTTCTTTATGGAGACATCAGCACTCGAGTCTATGAACGTTGAAAATGCTTTCACTGAAGTCCTAACACAGATATACCATGTAGTCAGCCGGAAAGCACTAGAAGTCGGAGATGATCCTGCAGCATTGCCCAAGGGACAGACCATAAATGTCGGAAACAAGGATGACGTTTCTGCTGTTAAGAAAGATGGTTGCTGTTCTGCATAA